A single uncultured Methanolobus sp. DNA region contains:
- a CDS encoding cohesin domain-containing protein, translating to MRGVYNIKHTTIIGIFLFILVFGCFNSSATYVTLKPSTQIVTTGDNFTVDVIIIPDTRVAGLQFDIEYDSSKIQVNNVSKGEFLDSSGAPSFISCGDIDNSTGILSHVYGVVLGPSSIIEPGSFASITMTAEEQAASTSTISLKNVIVSDPSGHPIDVFIANTTLTINEESSEPQDVFTDRYDSSEQDNSWWDGWNDLWQDDWRHFW from the coding sequence ATGCGTGGGGTATACAACATCAAACACACTACAATAATTGGTATATTTTTATTTATTCTTGTTTTTGGCTGTTTCAATTCAAGTGCAACATACGTAACACTTAAACCATCAACTCAGATTGTTACAACCGGTGATAACTTCACAGTCGATGTTATTATAATACCGGATACCAGGGTTGCCGGATTACAGTTCGATATCGAGTATGACAGCTCAAAGATACAGGTAAACAATGTATCTAAGGGCGAATTCTTAGATTCAAGTGGAGCTCCATCATTTATCAGCTGCGGAGACATAGACAACAGTACTGGAATACTTTCACATGTTTATGGTGTAGTATTGGGTCCATCAAGTATCATAGAACCGGGGTCTTTTGCAAGTATCACAATGACTGCAGAAGAGCAGGCTGCAAGCACATCAACTATTAGTCTGAAAAATGTGATAGTAAGTGATCCATCAGGTCATCCTATAGATGTTTTTATAGCAAATACGACTCTGACGATCAATGAAGAATCCAGTGAACCGCAAGATGTATTCACTGATCGCTATGATTCAAGTGAACAGGATAACTCCTGGTGGGATGGATGGAATGACCTTTGGCAGGATGACTGGAGACACTTCTGGTAG